The proteins below come from a single Caulobacter flavus genomic window:
- a CDS encoding glutathione S-transferase family protein, producing MIVVHHLNNSRSQRVLWLLEELGVPYEVRRYERDAKTMLAPPELLAIHPLGKSPVITDGDKTIAETGAIVEYILDAYGNGRLIPPAGTPERLRFTYWLHYAEGSAMTPLLLKLVFTALPARAPGLLKGLVKTIAAKAQSGFVDPQLKSHIDYWNAELAKSEWFAGSAFTAADVMMSFPLEAAVSRAGAGSRPRVKAFLERIHARPAYRAALERGGEYAYAD from the coding sequence ATGATCGTCGTCCATCACCTCAACAATTCGCGCAGCCAGCGCGTGCTCTGGCTGCTGGAGGAGCTGGGCGTTCCCTACGAGGTCAGGCGCTACGAGCGCGACGCCAAGACCATGCTGGCCCCGCCGGAGCTGCTGGCGATCCACCCGCTGGGCAAGTCGCCGGTGATCACCGACGGCGACAAGACAATCGCCGAGACCGGCGCCATCGTCGAATACATCCTCGACGCCTACGGGAACGGCCGCCTGATCCCGCCGGCCGGCACGCCCGAGCGCCTTCGCTTCACCTACTGGCTGCACTACGCCGAGGGATCGGCCATGACCCCGCTGCTGCTGAAGCTGGTGTTCACCGCCCTGCCCGCCCGCGCGCCCGGCCTGCTGAAGGGCCTGGTCAAGACCATCGCCGCCAAGGCCCAGTCCGGCTTCGTCGATCCTCAGCTGAAGAGCCACATCGACTACTGGAACGCCGAGCTGGCCAAGTCCGAATGGTTCGCCGGTTCGGCCTTCACCGCCGCCGACGTGATGATGAGCTTTCCCCTGGAGGCGGCCGTATCGCGCGCCGGGGCGGGCTCGCGCCCCAGGGTCAAGGCCTTCCTCGAGCGCATCCACGCACGTCCGGCCTATCGCGCCGCCCTCGAACGCGGCGGCGAGTACGCCTACGCCGACTGA